Proteins encoded by one window of Rhodamnia argentea isolate NSW1041297 chromosome 6, ASM2092103v1, whole genome shotgun sequence:
- the LOC115744867 gene encoding E3 ubiquitin-protein ligase RHF1A, which translates to MTSAPMANFASFPSSLEKPTSFTASSSSAPAAGGGGGDDDVFEDGCSICLECFTSQDPATVTTCNHEYHLQCILEWSQRSKECPICWQLLSLKDPGSQELLSAVEQERKRRSRSRSTTSPTTVISFHEDFGIGHDLSSQDVSDIDERVLQHLAAAVSRAHYLHRRERQRPSGLGSSGTRVSSSPDNSPRMRHSHQENTEGQEGFIVESSSSDLTSGTPICLNIRPQSPMSLPIANMAPSAAVNRGTFGSRVLHSQIQFNSHQSPQEPSPPEISSFSESLKSKFSSATARYKESISKGTRGLKEKILARNSSVKELSKGVQREMSAGIAGVARIIERLDLTPKRSGTSASVPGHVAVSSDFSTREKSSLEDLLSQSFRDGTERVHNVSPDAELHDMGNIPGRLEVIPTQERH; encoded by the exons ATGACCTCAGCTCCCATGGCGAATTTCGCGTCCTTCCCGTCCTCCTTGGAGAAACCGACGAGCTTCACGGCCTCGTCTTCCTCTGCTCCGGCTGCCGGCGGCGGGGGCGGGGACGACGACGTCTTCGAGGACGGCTGCAGCATCTGTCTCGAGTGTTTCACCTCCCAGGACCCCGCAACT GTTACCACTTGCAATCATGAGTATCACCTTCAATGCATTCTTGAATG GTCACAGAGAAGCAAAGAATGCCCAATCTGTTGGCAGTTACTTTCCTTAAAGGACCCTGGCAG CCAAGAGCTTCTCAGTGCTGTTGAgcaggaaagaaagagaaggtcGAGGAGCAGATCTACCACTTCACCAACCACTGTCATCAGTTTCCATGAGGATTTTGGCATCGGACAT GATCTTTCCTCACAAGATGTCTCAGATATTGATGAGCGTGTTCTGCAGCATTTAGCTGCTGCAGTGAGTAGGGCTCATTATTTACACAGAAGGGAGAGACAGAGACCCTCTGGACTTGGTTCTTCCGGAACCCGTGTTTCTAGCTCTCCGGACAATTCACCCAGGATGCGGCATTCGCACCAGGAAAATACAGAAGGGCAGGAAGGTTTCATTGTTGAATCTTCTAGTAGCGATTTAACTTCTGGAACTCCCATCTGTCTAAACATTCGTCCTCAATCCCCAATGTCCCTGCCTATTGCAAACATGGCTCCCAGTGCTGCAGTCAACCGAGGAACTTTTGGTAGCAG AGTTCTTCATAGCCAGATACAATTCAACAGTCATCAGAGCCCACAGGAACCTAGTCCACCTGAAATTTCCTCCTTCTCAGAGTCTTTAAAATCTAAGTTCTCTTCTGCAACTGCCAG ATACAAGGAGTCAATCTCAAAGGGCACTAGAGGTTTGAAGGAGAAGATACTTGCACGCAACAGCTCAGTCAAGGAGCTGAGTAAGGGAGTTCAGCGTGAGATGAGTGCTGGAATTGCTGGTGTTGCCCGCATTATCGAGCGCTTAGACCTGACTCCTAAGCGATCTGGAACCTCTGCGTCCGTCCCCGGTCATGTCGCGGTATCTTCGGATTTCTCCACCAGGGAAAAGAGTTCTCTGGAGGATCTTCTGAGTCAATCTTTTAGAGATGGTACAGAAAGAGTGCACAACGTAAGTCCAGATGCGGAATTACATGACATGGGTAATATCCCAGGTCGACTTGAAGTTATTCCAACCCAG GAGAGACACTAA
- the LOC115744865 gene encoding glucose-1-phosphate adenylyltransferase large subunit 3, chloroplastic/amyloplastic, translating to MAVSADGRVSLSAAGQLRSTAGLAGRSWKMAKFCNGELMGKKLKMSHPGHGRVNGKSDVRSRVSMSLTADIAGEAKLRDLEMEKRDARTVVAIILGGGAGTRLFPLTKRRAKPAVPIGGAYRLIDVPMSNCINSGINKVYILTQFNSASLNRHLARAYNFSSGVTFGDGYVEVLAATQTPGEAGKRWFQGTADAVRQFHWLFEDARNKEIEDVLILSGDHLYRMDYMDFVQSHRQSGADITLASLPVDDRRASDFGLMKIDNKGRILSFSEKPRGAELKAMQVDTTVLGLSRDEAKKKPYIASMGVYIFKKEILLNLLRWRFPTANDFGSEIIPASANEFFIKAYLFNDYWEDIGTIRSFFEANLALTEHPPRFSFYDATKPIYTSRRNLPPSTIDSSKVVDSIVSHGSFLNNCFIEHSVVGIRSRINANVHLKDTVMLGADFYETNAEVAALVAEGKVPIGIGENTKIKECIIDKNARIGKNVVIANSEGIQEADRSSEGFYIRSGVTVTLRNTTIPDGFVI from the exons ATGGCGGTCTCAGCCGATGGCCGGGTGTCACTCTCGGCGGCAGGGCAGCTGCGCAGCACGGCCGGATTGGCAGGCCGGAGCTGGAAGATGGCGAAGTTCTGTAACGGGGAGTTGATGGGGAAGAAGCTGAAGATGAGCCATCCGGGTCATGGGAGGGTCAATGGAAAGAGTGATGTCAGGAGCCGTGTGTCCATGTCTCTCACTGCTGACATCGCAGGCGAGGCCAAG CTGAGGGACTTGGAGATGGAAAAGAGGGATGCAAGGACAGTTGTGGCTATTATACTGGGAGGCGGCGCCGGTACTCGTCTTTTCCCTCTTACCAAACGCCGGGCCAAGCCTGCC GTTCCGATTGGGGGTGCGTATAGGCTGATTGACGTGCCGATGAGCAACTGCATTAATAGCGGAATCAACAAAGTCTACATCCTCACTCAGTTCAATTCAGCATCGCTCAACAGGCACCTCGCCCGCGCTTACAATTTCAGCAGCGGAGTCACCTTTGGAGATGGCTACGTCGAG GTTCTTGCAGCAACCCAAACTCCAGGAGAGGCGGGTAAGAGGTGGTTCCAGGGCACTGCGGATGCGGTTCGCCAGTTCCATTGGCTTTTTGAG GATGCGAGAAACAAGGAGATTGAGGATGTCCTTATACTATCCGGGGATCACTTATATAGGATGGACTATATGGATTTTGTTCAG AGCCATAGACAGAGCGGGGCGGATATCACCCTTGCTTCTTTGCCAGTAGATGACAG ACGGGCCTCGGACTTTGGTTTAATGAAGATCGACAACAAAGGAAGGATCCTTTCCTTCAGCGAGAAGCCCAGAGGAGCAGAGCTCAAAGCAATG CAAGTGGATACCACGGTTCTGGGTCTATCACGGGATGAAGCGAAGAAGAAACCATATATCGCTTCCATGGGAGTCTACATCTTCAAGAAGGAGATACTTCTGAATCTCTTAAG GTGGCGTTTTCCCACTGCCAATGATTTTGGATCAGAAATTATTCCTGCCTCTGCCAACGAATTCTTCATAAAG GCTTATCTGTTCAATGATTACTGGGAAGACATTGGGACCATCAGATCCTTCTTTGAGGCAAACCTCGCCCTCACCGAGCAT CCACCAAGATTTAGCTTTTATGACGCGACAAAGCCGATATACACATCAAGAAGGAACTTGCCACCATCCACGATTGACAGCAGCAAG GTTGTTGATTCGATTGTGTCGCACGGGAGCTTCTTAAATAACTGCTTCATAGAGCACAGCGTCGTCGGTATCAGATCGCGTATAAATGCTAACGTTCACCTAAAG GACACGGTGATGCTCGGAGCCGACTTCTATGAAACCAATGCTGAAGTAGCCGCGCTGGTTGCAGAGGGAAAAGTCCCAATCGGCATCGGAGAGAACACGAAAATCAA GGAATGCatcattgacaaaaatgcaagaaTCGGGAAGAATGTCGTAATTGCGAATTCCGAG GGAATACAAGAAGCTGACAGATCTTCGGAAGGTTTCTACATCAGATCCGGCGTCACCGTCACACTGAGAAACACGACGATCCCGGACGGATTTGTAATATAG
- the LOC115744871 gene encoding uncharacterized GPI-anchored protein At3g06035, translating into MASSSTLHLLLALLTLSILSSNRLVKCDSEEDNLLQGINGYRTSLNLTALTKNDKAECLAEEIADQFKNQPCTNTTGADTVPGTEPQFSNYPTLLANCHLNVSITRDGAIMPACVPNLVPTLVLSNFTQSQYSGNLNDSKYTGIGISSEKDWMVVILTTNTPEGSYSAVQSASLILKSSFIYQLLFLLVGLVLLL; encoded by the exons ATGGCGTCTTCCTCGACACTCCATCTTTTGCTGGCATTGCTAACCCTTTCGATCCTCTCCTCGAATCGCTTGGTCAAGTGCGACA GTGAGGAAGATAATCTTCTTCAAGGCATTAATGGTTATCGGACATCTTTGAACTTAACAGCCCTTACAAAGAATGATAAGGCGGAATGCCTTGCCGAGGAAATAGCTGATCAATTTAAGAATCAACCTTGTACTAATACGACGGGTGCTGACACTGTACCTGGTACTGAGCCTCAATTCTCCAACTATCCAACACTTTTAGCCAACTGCCATCTGAACGTCTCTATCACAAGGGATGGGGCAATAATGCCTGCTTGTGTTCCCAACTTGGTCCCAACCCTTGTCCTCTCTAACTTCACTCAGTCTCAGTATTCAGGTAACCTGAATGATAGCAAGTATACAGGAATTGGAATTAGTTCTGAAAAGGATTGGATGGTAGTCATCTTAACCACGAATACACCCGAAGGAAGCTACTCGGCTGTCCAGTCAGCCAGTTTGATTCTGAAAAGCAGTTTCATTTATCAATTGCTCTTTCTACTTGTCGGTCTTGTGCTCCTATTGTGA